Proteins encoded by one window of Arachis ipaensis cultivar K30076 chromosome B04, Araip1.1, whole genome shotgun sequence:
- the LOC107639457 gene encoding villin-2-like isoform X2, with product MQEGRVHHWLEGMTWELYACMSILKNLKALSMMLYEDQRMASRLANTMFSSLKGRPVQGRIFEGKEPPQFVALFQPMVVLKGGLSSGYKKLVADKGLQDETYTAESVALIRISRTAIHNNNAVQVDAVAASLNSAECFVLQSGSTMFTWHGNQSSFEQQQLAAKVVEFLKPGVALKHAKEGTGSSAFWFALGGKQSYTSFLSMKFNQKQVLLTRGCRIMMKHLSILYMS from the exons ATGCAAGAGGGAAG GGTCCACCACTGGCTGGAAGGTATGACATGGGAGCTCTATGCATGCATGAGCATTCTGAAAAACTTGAAGGCCTTATCAATGATGCTCTAT GAGGACCAAAGAATGGCATCTCGTTTGGCCAATACAATGTTCAGCTCATTAAAGGGTAGACCTGTTCAG GGTCGCATATTTGAAGGTAAAGAGCCACCCCAGTTTGTTGCTCTTTTTCAACCTATGGTGGTTCTCAAG GGAGGTTTGAGCTCAGGTTACAAAAAATTAGTAGCAGATAAAGGCTTGCAAGATGAGACATATACAGCAGAGAGTGTCGCACTTATTCGAATTTCTAGAACTGCCATACATAATAACAATGCAGTGCAAGTTGATGCA GTGGCAGCGTCATTGAATTCTGCTGAGTGTTTTGTCCTTCAATCTGGCTCTACAATGTTCACTTGGCATGGCAATCAATCCTCCTTTGAGCAGCAGCAGCTAGCAGCGAAAGTTGTGGAGTTTTTAAAG CCTGGAGTTGCTTTAAAGCATGCTAAAGAAGGAACAGGAAGCTCAGCTTTCTGGTTTGCTCTTGGAGGAAAACAGAGTTACACCAGCTTTCTG TCAATGAAATTCAACCAAAAGCAGGTTCTCCTAACAAGAGGGTGTAGGATAATGATGAAGCATTTAAGCATATTGTATATG TCATAG
- the LOC107639457 gene encoding villin-2-like isoform X1, protein MQEGRLIFLEGVHHWLEGMTWELYACMSILKNLKALSMMLYEDQRMASRLANTMFSSLKGRPVQGRIFEGKEPPQFVALFQPMVVLKGGLSSGYKKLVADKGLQDETYTAESVALIRISRTAIHNNNAVQVDAVAASLNSAECFVLQSGSTMFTWHGNQSSFEQQQLAAKVVEFLKPGVALKHAKEGTGSSAFWFALGGKQSYTSFLSMKFNQKQVLLTRGCRIMMKHLSILYMS, encoded by the exons ATGCAAGAGGGAAGGTTGATATTTCTGGAAGG GGTCCACCACTGGCTGGAAGGTATGACATGGGAGCTCTATGCATGCATGAGCATTCTGAAAAACTTGAAGGCCTTATCAATGATGCTCTAT GAGGACCAAAGAATGGCATCTCGTTTGGCCAATACAATGTTCAGCTCATTAAAGGGTAGACCTGTTCAG GGTCGCATATTTGAAGGTAAAGAGCCACCCCAGTTTGTTGCTCTTTTTCAACCTATGGTGGTTCTCAAG GGAGGTTTGAGCTCAGGTTACAAAAAATTAGTAGCAGATAAAGGCTTGCAAGATGAGACATATACAGCAGAGAGTGTCGCACTTATTCGAATTTCTAGAACTGCCATACATAATAACAATGCAGTGCAAGTTGATGCA GTGGCAGCGTCATTGAATTCTGCTGAGTGTTTTGTCCTTCAATCTGGCTCTACAATGTTCACTTGGCATGGCAATCAATCCTCCTTTGAGCAGCAGCAGCTAGCAGCGAAAGTTGTGGAGTTTTTAAAG CCTGGAGTTGCTTTAAAGCATGCTAAAGAAGGAACAGGAAGCTCAGCTTTCTGGTTTGCTCTTGGAGGAAAACAGAGTTACACCAGCTTTCTG TCAATGAAATTCAACCAAAAGCAGGTTCTCCTAACAAGAGGGTGTAGGATAATGATGAAGCATTTAAGCATATTGTATATG TCATAG
- the LOC107639457 gene encoding villin-2-like isoform X3, which yields MQEGRLIFLEGVHHWLEGMTWELYACMSILKNLKALSMMLYEDQRMASRLANTMFSSLKGRPVQGRIFEGKEPPQFVALFQPMVVLKGGLSSGYKKLVADKGLQDETYTAESVALIRISRTAIHNNNAVQVDAVAASLNSAECFVLQSGSTMFTWHGNQSSFEQQQLAAKVVEFLKPGVALKHAKEGTGSSAFWFALGGKQSYTSFLVCSTLSNAFNSSYDMISSMS from the exons ATGCAAGAGGGAAGGTTGATATTTCTGGAAGG GGTCCACCACTGGCTGGAAGGTATGACATGGGAGCTCTATGCATGCATGAGCATTCTGAAAAACTTGAAGGCCTTATCAATGATGCTCTAT GAGGACCAAAGAATGGCATCTCGTTTGGCCAATACAATGTTCAGCTCATTAAAGGGTAGACCTGTTCAG GGTCGCATATTTGAAGGTAAAGAGCCACCCCAGTTTGTTGCTCTTTTTCAACCTATGGTGGTTCTCAAG GGAGGTTTGAGCTCAGGTTACAAAAAATTAGTAGCAGATAAAGGCTTGCAAGATGAGACATATACAGCAGAGAGTGTCGCACTTATTCGAATTTCTAGAACTGCCATACATAATAACAATGCAGTGCAAGTTGATGCA GTGGCAGCGTCATTGAATTCTGCTGAGTGTTTTGTCCTTCAATCTGGCTCTACAATGTTCACTTGGCATGGCAATCAATCCTCCTTTGAGCAGCAGCAGCTAGCAGCGAAAGTTGTGGAGTTTTTAAAG CCTGGAGTTGCTTTAAAGCATGCTAAAGAAGGAACAGGAAGCTCAGCTTTCTGGTTTGCTCTTGGAGGAAAACAGAGTTACACCAGCTTTCTGGTTTGCTCTACCTTGTCTAATGCCTTTAATTCATCTTATGATATGATATCCAGTATG TCATAG
- the LOC107639457 gene encoding villin-2-like isoform X5 — translation MQEGRLIFLEGVHHWLEGMTWELYACMSILKNLKALSMMLYEDQRMASRLANTMFSSLKGRPVQGRIFEGKEPPQFVALFQPMVVLKGGLSSGYKKLVADKGLQDETYTAESVALIRISRTAIHNNNAVQVDAVAASLNSAECFVLQSGSTMFTWHGNQSSFEQQQLAAKVVEFLKPGVALKHAKEGTGSSAFWFALGGKQSYTSFLS, via the exons ATGCAAGAGGGAAGGTTGATATTTCTGGAAGG GGTCCACCACTGGCTGGAAGGTATGACATGGGAGCTCTATGCATGCATGAGCATTCTGAAAAACTTGAAGGCCTTATCAATGATGCTCTAT GAGGACCAAAGAATGGCATCTCGTTTGGCCAATACAATGTTCAGCTCATTAAAGGGTAGACCTGTTCAG GGTCGCATATTTGAAGGTAAAGAGCCACCCCAGTTTGTTGCTCTTTTTCAACCTATGGTGGTTCTCAAG GGAGGTTTGAGCTCAGGTTACAAAAAATTAGTAGCAGATAAAGGCTTGCAAGATGAGACATATACAGCAGAGAGTGTCGCACTTATTCGAATTTCTAGAACTGCCATACATAATAACAATGCAGTGCAAGTTGATGCA GTGGCAGCGTCATTGAATTCTGCTGAGTGTTTTGTCCTTCAATCTGGCTCTACAATGTTCACTTGGCATGGCAATCAATCCTCCTTTGAGCAGCAGCAGCTAGCAGCGAAAGTTGTGGAGTTTTTAAAG CCTGGAGTTGCTTTAAAGCATGCTAAAGAAGGAACAGGAAGCTCAGCTTTCTGGTTTGCTCTTGGAGGAAAACAGAGTTACACCAGCTTTCTG TCATAG
- the LOC107639457 gene encoding villin-2-like isoform X4: protein MTWELYACMSILKNLKALSMMLYEDQRMASRLANTMFSSLKGRPVQGRIFEGKEPPQFVALFQPMVVLKGGLSSGYKKLVADKGLQDETYTAESVALIRISRTAIHNNNAVQVDAVAASLNSAECFVLQSGSTMFTWHGNQSSFEQQQLAAKVVEFLKPGVALKHAKEGTGSSAFWFALGGKQSYTSFLSMKFNQKQVLLTRGCRIMMKHLSILYMS from the exons ATGACATGGGAGCTCTATGCATGCATGAGCATTCTGAAAAACTTGAAGGCCTTATCAATGATGCTCTAT GAGGACCAAAGAATGGCATCTCGTTTGGCCAATACAATGTTCAGCTCATTAAAGGGTAGACCTGTTCAG GGTCGCATATTTGAAGGTAAAGAGCCACCCCAGTTTGTTGCTCTTTTTCAACCTATGGTGGTTCTCAAG GGAGGTTTGAGCTCAGGTTACAAAAAATTAGTAGCAGATAAAGGCTTGCAAGATGAGACATATACAGCAGAGAGTGTCGCACTTATTCGAATTTCTAGAACTGCCATACATAATAACAATGCAGTGCAAGTTGATGCA GTGGCAGCGTCATTGAATTCTGCTGAGTGTTTTGTCCTTCAATCTGGCTCTACAATGTTCACTTGGCATGGCAATCAATCCTCCTTTGAGCAGCAGCAGCTAGCAGCGAAAGTTGTGGAGTTTTTAAAG CCTGGAGTTGCTTTAAAGCATGCTAAAGAAGGAACAGGAAGCTCAGCTTTCTGGTTTGCTCTTGGAGGAAAACAGAGTTACACCAGCTTTCTG TCAATGAAATTCAACCAAAAGCAGGTTCTCCTAACAAGAGGGTGTAGGATAATGATGAAGCATTTAAGCATATTGTATATG TCATAG